One stretch of Rhizobium rhizoryzae DNA includes these proteins:
- a CDS encoding formyltransferase family protein, with protein MRIGIIGQKWLAAEVFKALRPVHEIAFVAVPSQQDRLWQLAMETDVPAYCYGGCGLDALAGQAADLILCAHAFVFVPAHIREQARYCIGYHPSLLPLHPGRHAVADAVAAGDRITGGTVYHLTDAMDGGPIAFQDWCFIGKGETPADLWRRALGPMGLELLLKATDHLAVYGFIPAEEQEL; from the coding sequence ATGAGGATCGGTATCATTGGCCAGAAGTGGCTGGCGGCCGAAGTCTTCAAGGCGCTGCGGCCAGTTCACGAGATTGCTTTCGTCGCCGTGCCCAGTCAACAAGACCGGCTATGGCAGCTTGCGATGGAAACGGATGTTCCTGCCTATTGTTACGGCGGGTGCGGGCTGGATGCGCTGGCAGGGCAGGCGGCTGATCTCATCCTCTGCGCCCACGCCTTCGTCTTCGTGCCCGCTCATATCAGAGAACAGGCCCGCTATTGCATCGGCTATCACCCGTCACTGCTACCGCTCCATCCGGGCAGACATGCGGTGGCTGATGCTGTTGCGGCAGGAGATCGCATCACGGGCGGCACGGTCTATCATCTGACCGACGCCATGGATGGCGGGCCGATTGCCTTCCAGGATTGGTGCTTCATCGGAAAGGGCGAAACACCGGCCGACCTGTGGAGGAGGGCGCTCGGCCCTATGGGGCTGGAGCTACTGCTCAAAGCCACTGACCATCTGGCAGTCTACGGCTTCATCCCAGCGGAGGAGCAGGAGCTTTAG
- a CDS encoding DUF2971 domain-containing protein, which yields MTQNLDLKSVFYPFGRRKIEQLNQAGGLLAHYTNLPVLVSILEKGEIWLRTTQKMNDYREIEWGVSRLQEALKLPGGLYLKKALSHVDPELSAYVDTFAKRNEQLFTTNTYSSSFTFHDPTRDRYGRLSMWRAYGKVALILDSKAIADDLTSHVRLTAMAYMEASEVSERMVEVAKNVEAHQAQLRTFDRQTLRAEVFLMLGLAQLSNKHPGFREEDEWRALWVEDVRCDPLLSKSVEVIKGQEEVVYRLSLAALSRGNLSALVDKVMIGPTTVDEMIEMRDRVEATFTKLGWWPKNGIELTEIPLRE from the coding sequence ATGACACAAAACTTAGATCTGAAGTCTGTTTTCTATCCATTCGGCAGAAGGAAAATAGAACAACTTAATCAAGCAGGTGGCTTGCTGGCGCATTACACGAATTTGCCGGTGTTGGTGAGCATTCTTGAAAAGGGTGAAATTTGGCTGCGCACAACTCAGAAAATGAATGATTACCGGGAAATTGAATGGGGAGTTTCTCGTCTTCAGGAGGCTTTAAAGCTGCCGGGTGGGCTATATTTGAAGAAGGCGTTGAGCCACGTTGATCCTGAATTGTCCGCATACGTCGATACCTTTGCCAAGCGGAACGAGCAACTTTTCACTACCAATACTTATTCCAGCTCATTCACATTCCATGATCCCACGCGCGACCGCTACGGTCGCCTTTCGATGTGGCGCGCATACGGCAAAGTCGCTTTGATATTGGATAGCAAGGCGATCGCGGATGATCTCACCAGTCACGTGCGATTGACCGCCATGGCTTACATGGAAGCATCTGAAGTGAGTGAGCGTATGGTGGAAGTTGCCAAAAACGTTGAGGCTCATCAGGCGCAATTGCGGACATTTGATCGCCAGACACTCAGGGCCGAAGTATTCCTTATGCTCGGACTCGCTCAGCTATCGAATAAACACCCAGGCTTTCGTGAGGAGGATGAGTGGCGCGCCCTTTGGGTGGAAGATGTTCGATGTGATCCGCTGCTGTCGAAAAGTGTTGAAGTCATTAAAGGTCAGGAGGAGGTAGTCTATCGCCTTTCCTTAGCAGCTTTGTCCCGTGGAAATCTCAGCGCATTGGTTGATAAGGTCATGATTGGCCCAACAACGGTTGATGAGATGATCGAGATGCGCGATCGCGTAGAGGCGACTTTTACAAAGTTAGGATGGTGGCCAAAGAATGGTATTGAGTTAACTGAGATACCGCTGCGTGAGTAA
- a CDS encoding SIMPL domain-containing protein — protein sequence MSFRLRPSVPAKAASLALMASLVLPAVSFAQAPPPPPQPRAITVSGEGTASIAPDMAIVNLSVTRMAETAQAALAQNNEAVRSVLDALKANGVADRDIQTGDFSIFPRYSDRQPTPQNTNQQPVIIGYQVTNSLTVRVRELSKLGGLIDQSVKLGVNQGGQITFTNHEPKAAYQNARRKAVEDAMEKAKTLAEAAGVMLGPVATISETNLQPVAPAPMMRMAMAKEADSVPVAGGETTYTVTVEMRFDIRP from the coding sequence ATGTCCTTCCGTCTTCGTCCATCTGTCCCTGCAAAAGCAGCTAGCCTCGCGCTGATGGCAAGCCTTGTGCTGCCTGCCGTTTCGTTTGCGCAGGCGCCGCCTCCACCACCGCAACCAAGGGCGATCACCGTTTCAGGCGAGGGAACTGCCAGCATCGCGCCAGACATGGCCATCGTCAATCTTTCGGTCACGCGCATGGCGGAAACGGCTCAAGCTGCGCTTGCCCAGAACAATGAGGCGGTGCGATCGGTGCTCGACGCGCTGAAGGCGAACGGGGTAGCGGATCGGGATATTCAGACCGGCGATTTTTCGATATTCCCACGCTACAGTGATCGGCAGCCCACGCCACAAAACACCAATCAACAACCGGTCATTATCGGGTATCAGGTCACGAATTCCCTGACTGTTCGTGTGCGCGAATTGTCGAAGCTGGGCGGGCTGATCGATCAATCCGTGAAACTCGGCGTCAATCAGGGCGGACAGATCACCTTCACCAACCATGAGCCGAAAGCTGCCTATCAGAATGCGCGGCGCAAGGCCGTCGAAGATGCAATGGAAAAGGCGAAGACCTTGGCCGAGGCCGCCGGAGTGATGCTAGGGCCTGTCGCCACTATTTCCGAAACCAATCTGCAGCCGGTTGCGCCCGCTCCAATGATGCGGATGGCGATGGCGAAAGAGGCCGATTCCGTGCCTGTGGCGGGAGGTGAAACGACTTATACGGTGACCGTCGAAATGCGGTTCGATATCCGGCCCTGA
- a CDS encoding polysaccharide deacetylase family protein translates to MRTFALLGLVCLAAPALAAGETQVAVNGPAANVAPHSAAARALLEPKLKLGGAPSGTAPRVALTFDACMGQADARILSTLVDERIPATLFVTARWLRNNADAIAILRAHPDLFDIENHGENHIPAVDVPVKIYGIPAAGSSAAVEREVAAGAAAVTAAGFSSPRWFRGATAKYDESAIHQIRQMGYKIAGYSLNGDGGSLLGAVMTERKIAGARDGDVVIAHINQPTHEAGAGVVRGLMALKRKGTVFVKLSEVDGEGDAGTTR, encoded by the coding sequence ATGCGCACGTTCGCTCTGCTTGGTTTGGTGTGTCTTGCTGCGCCCGCTCTGGCTGCCGGGGAAACACAGGTTGCTGTCAATGGGCCTGCGGCCAATGTAGCACCACATTCCGCCGCAGCGCGTGCGTTGTTGGAACCGAAGTTGAAGCTCGGCGGTGCGCCGTCCGGCACCGCACCGCGTGTGGCGCTGACGTTTGACGCATGCATGGGGCAGGCCGATGCCCGCATTCTATCCACTCTCGTCGACGAACGCATTCCGGCGACACTGTTCGTCACGGCGCGGTGGCTTCGAAACAACGCGGACGCCATTGCGATCCTGCGTGCGCATCCCGACCTGTTCGACATTGAGAACCACGGCGAAAATCATATTCCGGCCGTGGACGTGCCAGTCAAGATCTATGGCATTCCCGCGGCCGGCAGCAGCGCCGCCGTCGAGCGGGAGGTGGCCGCTGGTGCCGCGGCGGTAACAGCCGCGGGATTCTCATCGCCACGCTGGTTTCGTGGCGCGACCGCCAAATATGACGAAAGCGCTATCCATCAGATCCGGCAGATGGGATACAAGATTGCCGGCTACTCCCTGAACGGCGATGGCGGCTCGCTGCTTGGAGCAGTAATGACGGAGCGCAAGATCGCTGGCGCAAGGGATGGCGATGTCGTGATCGCCCATATCAACCAGCCGACGCATGAGGCTGGGGCAGGGGTGGTTCGGGGCCTTATGGCGCTAAAGCGCAAGGGAACAGTCTTCGTGAAATTATCCGAGGTGGACGGCGAGGGCGATGCCGGGACGACCCGGTAA
- a CDS encoding hybrid sensor histidine kinase/response regulator yields MFRRAGLSGEDIEELFNHSPNPYVIVDPDIVIVGMNDAYLATTMQSREKLLGRNIFDAFPSDPESASGRMLRQSFAKVLKTRQVDHLPLIPYPIAGPDGSMVELFWSATHTPILGEDGSVRFILQHTVDVTELHLLRQSTTGFDVQTGVMRRADAVSGENLALGKEREYLRSLFEQAPGFMAILRGPQHVFEIANAAYTTLVGRDDLIGKSVRDALPDIDGQGFYELLDQVYSTGQGYSASGARVLLQRGAATSAEEIFLDFIYEPLRDSSGAVTGIFVQGHEVTEVRRAQDAARESEDRFRTLAEAVPNHVWTAIPAGMLDWCNLQMAQYIGIDSADPPPSDLLAGALHPDDLQRVRDVWSASVASGEQFQAEARVRCHEGNYRWFLSRAVAIRNVDGVIVRWVGTSTDIEDQKKTETRLETLATTLEGRVEERTAELLKTQEVLRQSQKMEAIGNLAGGIAHDFNNLLQVITGNLQLLGRELPESDQTERRLNNALAAASRGARLASQLLSFGRRQPLAPKVVNLGRLVREMDHLVRRSLGEAIEIDTIVSGGLWNTLVDPSNVENALLNLAINARDAMDGRGRLTIELGNAYLDDRYAQNAFDVEAGQYVMLAVSDTGCGMPADVLARAFDPFFTTKPEGKGTGLGLSMVYGFVKQSGGHINIYSEEGSGTTVRIYLPRSMQAEDMLAEETAGDIAGGNETVLVVEDDDAVRDITISMLVDLGYTVLKARDADSGLAIIESGVSIDLLFTDVVMPGRLKSSELARKAKERRPDIEVLFTSGYTENSIVHGGRLDPGVNLLSKPYGRETLARKIRMLLDKAKERQSSSEGTKAPQQTPARTSSIRVLLCEDEALIRISTADYLQDFGMVVVEAGNGKEAMEAIDGAAIDILVTDVHLPDMNGLQLIRKLREGHPNLPVIFATGDLHVPGSEGLDQASLITKPYDYDFLAARIRDMVGRNR; encoded by the coding sequence ATGTTTCGACGGGCCGGGCTGTCCGGAGAGGATATCGAAGAGCTCTTCAATCACTCTCCCAACCCCTATGTCATCGTCGATCCCGATATTGTCATCGTCGGCATGAACGATGCTTACCTTGCTACGACCATGCAATCGCGCGAAAAGCTGCTCGGTCGCAACATATTCGATGCGTTTCCCAGTGATCCCGAAAGCGCCAGCGGACGAATGCTTCGGCAATCCTTCGCCAAGGTGCTGAAAACGCGCCAGGTCGATCATCTTCCGCTCATTCCCTATCCGATCGCGGGACCGGATGGCTCAATGGTCGAGCTTTTCTGGAGCGCGACGCATACCCCAATTCTCGGGGAGGACGGAAGCGTCCGGTTTATTCTTCAGCATACGGTCGACGTGACCGAATTACATTTGTTGCGCCAATCGACGACCGGGTTTGATGTGCAGACCGGCGTGATGCGCCGTGCCGATGCCGTGTCTGGCGAAAACCTGGCGCTTGGCAAGGAGCGAGAATATCTGCGAAGCCTTTTCGAGCAGGCGCCGGGCTTCATGGCCATTCTGCGAGGCCCGCAACATGTCTTCGAAATAGCCAATGCAGCCTATACGACGCTGGTGGGACGTGATGATCTGATCGGCAAGAGTGTTCGCGACGCTCTGCCGGATATCGATGGTCAAGGGTTTTACGAGCTTCTGGATCAGGTCTACTCAACGGGGCAGGGATACAGTGCGTCTGGCGCCCGCGTGCTGTTGCAGCGGGGTGCCGCAACTTCTGCCGAAGAGATTTTCCTGGACTTCATCTACGAGCCGCTACGGGACAGTTCCGGGGCTGTCACCGGCATCTTCGTGCAGGGGCACGAGGTCACCGAAGTACGCCGCGCACAGGATGCCGCCAGAGAAAGCGAAGATCGTTTCCGCACGCTGGCTGAAGCCGTGCCGAACCACGTCTGGACAGCCATACCGGCGGGTATGCTCGACTGGTGCAATCTGCAGATGGCGCAATATATCGGGATCGATTCTGCCGATCCTCCGCCGTCGGACCTGCTGGCAGGGGCCTTGCATCCGGATGATTTGCAGCGGGTCCGCGATGTCTGGTCTGCGTCAGTTGCCAGCGGCGAGCAGTTCCAGGCTGAAGCGCGGGTCAGATGCCATGAAGGCAATTATCGGTGGTTCCTTTCGCGTGCTGTTGCTATCCGCAACGTGGATGGCGTCATCGTGCGCTGGGTTGGCACGAGTACAGACATCGAGGACCAGAAAAAGACCGAAACTCGTCTCGAAACCTTGGCGACGACCCTCGAAGGCCGCGTCGAAGAACGCACCGCCGAGCTGCTGAAAACGCAGGAGGTTTTGCGTCAGAGCCAGAAGATGGAGGCGATCGGGAACCTGGCCGGCGGGATTGCGCATGATTTCAACAATCTGCTGCAGGTCATTACCGGCAACCTGCAGCTTCTGGGGCGTGAACTCCCCGAAAGCGATCAGACGGAACGTCGGCTCAACAACGCTCTCGCGGCCGCCTCGCGCGGCGCAAGGCTCGCATCGCAGCTGCTGTCCTTCGGTCGCCGGCAGCCGCTTGCGCCGAAGGTCGTCAATCTCGGACGGCTTGTGCGGGAGATGGACCACCTCGTGCGCCGTAGTCTTGGCGAGGCGATCGAGATCGACACGATTGTCAGCGGCGGTTTATGGAATACGCTCGTCGATCCATCCAATGTCGAAAACGCATTGCTGAACCTGGCTATCAATGCGCGTGATGCCATGGACGGGCGCGGTCGCCTGACCATCGAACTCGGCAATGCCTATCTGGATGATCGTTACGCTCAGAACGCGTTCGATGTCGAAGCGGGTCAGTATGTGATGCTCGCTGTCAGCGACACGGGCTGCGGCATGCCGGCTGATGTTCTTGCGCGCGCATTCGACCCGTTCTTTACGACCAAGCCTGAAGGCAAGGGCACGGGGCTCGGCCTTTCCATGGTCTATGGCTTCGTGAAGCAGTCCGGCGGGCATATCAACATCTACAGCGAGGAAGGCAGCGGAACGACGGTGCGCATCTATCTGCCACGTTCCATGCAGGCAGAGGATATGCTGGCGGAGGAGACGGCAGGTGACATTGCAGGTGGCAACGAGACGGTGTTGGTTGTCGAGGATGACGATGCCGTTCGCGACATCACCATCTCCATGCTGGTCGATCTCGGATATACCGTCCTGAAAGCGCGGGATGCAGACAGCGGGCTGGCTATCATCGAGAGCGGAGTTTCGATCGATCTTCTGTTCACCGATGTAGTCATGCCGGGCCGCCTGAAAAGCAGTGAGCTTGCGCGAAAGGCAAAGGAGCGCCGTCCGGATATCGAGGTTCTGTTTACCTCTGGCTACACAGAAAATTCGATCGTTCATGGTGGTCGGCTTGACCCCGGCGTCAATCTGCTCAGCAAGCCCTATGGACGCGAGACACTCGCCCGCAAGATCCGGATGCTGCTGGACAAGGCCAAGGAACGCCAGTCCAGTTCCGAGGGCACAAAAGCGCCTCAGCAGACGCCCGCTCGTACGTCATCCATCCGCGTGCTGCTTTGTGAAGATGAAGCGCTGATCCGCATATCCACGGCGGATTATCTGCAGGATTTCGGCATGGTCGTTGTCGAGGCTGGAAATGGCAAGGAAGCCATGGAAGCCATTGATGGTGCCGCGATCGACATTCTGGTGACCGATGTGCATCTGCCGGACATGAACGGACTGCAACTCATCCGCAAGCTCAGAGAAGGGCATCCGAACTTGCCCGTCATCTTTGCAACAGGCGATCTGCATGTGCCCGGCTCGGAAGGTCTGGACCAGGCGAGCCTCATCACCAAGCCCTATGATTATGATTTCCTGGCCGCACGCATTCGGGACATGGTCGGGCGCAACCGATAG
- a CDS encoding DUF2799 domain-containing protein, translating to MRKLLLLSALGAMCLLPSCYSLSKEECVAANWKVIGDTDGAAGYNPQSRFADHVKSCERVKVVPDQTTWYQGFQEGIKRYCTPLSGAQRGEAGDGYNNVCPPDLEPGFMRGYTLGKRVHEVRERMNSIRSSISSREQDTDQRYRELKNAKDQDRRAIQMRIDDNDFEIRRLRREADDLSYDLSNAERDLAAFRMNPQGDMRPPVRRY from the coding sequence ATGCGTAAACTGCTGTTGCTCAGCGCATTGGGGGCAATGTGCCTTTTGCCGTCATGTTATTCCTTGTCAAAGGAAGAATGCGTCGCAGCCAATTGGAAAGTCATTGGCGATACGGATGGGGCCGCTGGCTATAATCCGCAAAGCCGCTTTGCGGATCACGTCAAATCATGCGAACGCGTCAAGGTCGTTCCAGACCAGACGACCTGGTATCAGGGATTTCAGGAAGGGATCAAGCGCTACTGCACGCCGCTGAGTGGCGCTCAGCGTGGAGAGGCAGGCGACGGGTACAACAATGTGTGCCCGCCGGATCTGGAGCCGGGTTTCATGCGTGGATATACTCTGGGCAAGCGGGTTCATGAAGTGCGTGAGCGCATGAATTCCATCAGGTCCAGCATCAGTTCGCGCGAACAGGATACCGATCAGCGCTACCGCGAACTCAAGAATGCGAAGGATCAGGATCGTCGTGCAATTCAGATGCGCATCGACGATAACGACTTCGAAATCCGCCGTCTGCGTCGCGAGGCGGATGATCTGAGCTACGATCTGTCCAACGCAGAGCGGGATCTCGCTGCTTTCCGCATGAACCCACAAGGCGACATGCGACCGCCGGTCCGGCGCTATTGA
- a CDS encoding AGE family epimerase/isomerase, which translates to MSAAGHNPTNWAQRPYHRTWLMAQAEGLMDFFQYRAINPKGGFYDLDPTGVPLDTNNPARGIHASARMVHCFAIADLLGRPGAADVVDHGMRYLWEKHRDQKHGGYFWQANDEGAADASKQGYGHAFVLLAASSAKVIGHPLAERMLADITEILETKFWEEQHGAIAEEFSEDWQPVPGYRGQNSNMHLTESLMAAFEATGERHYLQKAERIADLLINRRAREEGFRVAEHFSEDWVVDRNYYHPNEMFRPAGTTPGHWLEWARLLLQLYALGGKAQSWMPQAAEALFERSMTLGWDTAKGGFFYTLDWQDNPDKRSKLWWPMCEAAGAAHFLNHHVPNSFHEESYRKIWSTIAAHFIDRENGGWFEETTEDLKPANTLFPGKGDIYHAFQACLIPLFPATGSLTKVIAENGATL; encoded by the coding sequence ATGAGTGCAGCCGGCCACAACCCAACGAACTGGGCTCAGCGTCCTTATCATCGCACATGGCTGATGGCGCAGGCGGAAGGCCTGATGGACTTCTTCCAGTACCGGGCCATCAATCCAAAGGGCGGCTTCTACGATCTCGATCCGACAGGAGTACCGCTCGACACCAATAATCCGGCACGCGGCATCCACGCCAGCGCCCGCATGGTTCATTGCTTTGCCATCGCCGATCTTCTGGGTCGCCCGGGTGCAGCGGATGTCGTGGATCACGGCATGCGCTATCTCTGGGAGAAGCACCGCGACCAGAAACATGGCGGCTATTTCTGGCAGGCTAATGACGAAGGTGCGGCGGATGCCTCAAAGCAGGGCTATGGCCATGCTTTCGTTTTGCTCGCTGCCTCATCCGCGAAGGTTATAGGCCACCCGCTGGCGGAAAGAATGCTGGCAGACATTACCGAAATTCTGGAAACGAAATTCTGGGAAGAGCAACACGGCGCCATCGCTGAAGAGTTTTCTGAAGATTGGCAGCCGGTTCCGGGCTACCGCGGCCAGAATTCCAACATGCATCTGACGGAAAGCCTGATGGCGGCGTTCGAGGCGACCGGCGAGCGGCACTATCTGCAGAAGGCAGAGCGCATAGCAGATCTTCTCATCAACCGTCGCGCCCGTGAGGAAGGCTTTCGCGTCGCTGAACATTTCTCGGAAGACTGGGTTGTCGACCGCAATTACTACCACCCCAACGAAATGTTCCGCCCGGCAGGCACCACGCCCGGCCACTGGCTGGAATGGGCGCGGTTGCTGCTGCAACTCTACGCGCTGGGCGGCAAGGCGCAAAGCTGGATGCCGCAGGCGGCTGAAGCGCTGTTTGAACGCTCCATGACGCTGGGCTGGGACACCGCAAAGGGCGGCTTCTTCTATACGCTGGACTGGCAGGATAATCCCGACAAGCGGTCCAAGCTCTGGTGGCCAATGTGCGAAGCCGCTGGAGCCGCGCACTTTCTCAACCATCATGTGCCGAACAGCTTCCACGAGGAAAGCTATCGCAAGATCTGGTCAACGATCGCCGCCCATTTCATTGATCGTGAAAACGGCGGCTGGTTCGAAGAGACGACGGAGGACCTGAAGCCGGCGAATACGCTGTTCCCCGGCAAGGGCGATATCTATCACGCATTCCAGGCTTGTCTCATTCCGCTGTTCCCGGCGACAGGCAGCCTGACCAAGGTGATCGCCGAAAACGGAGCCACCCTCTGA